The Mustela erminea isolate mMusErm1 chromosome 6, mMusErm1.Pri, whole genome shotgun sequence genome includes a region encoding these proteins:
- the SMARCC2 gene encoding SWI/SNF complex subunit SMARCC2 isoform X5: MAVRKKDGGPNVKYYEAADTVTQFDNVRLWLGKNYKKYIQAEPPTNKSLSSLVVQLLQFQEEVFGKHVSNAPLTKLPIKCFLDFKAGGSLCHILAAAYKFKSDQGWRRYDFQNPSRMDRNVEMFMTIEKSLVQNNCLSRPNIFLCPEIEPKLLGKLKDIIKRHQGTVTEDKNNASHVVYPVPGNLEEEEWVRPVMKRDKQVLLHWGYYPDSYDTWIPASEIEAAVEDAPTPEKPRKVHAKWILDTDTFNEWMNEEDYEVNDDKSPVSRRKKISAKTLTDEVNSPDSDRRDKKGGNYKKRKRSPSPSPTPEAKKKNAKKGPSTPYTKSKRGHREEEQEDLTKDMDEPSPVPNVEEVTLPKTVNTKKDSESAPVKGGTMTDLDEQEDESMETTGKDEDENSTGNKGEQSKNPDLHEDNVTEQTHHIIIPSYAAWFDYNSVHAIERRALPEFFNGKNKSKTPEIYLAYRNFMIDTYRLNPQEYLTSTACRRNLAGDVCAIMRVHAFLEQWGLINYQVDAESRPTPMGPPPTSHFHVLADTPSGLVPLQPKTPQGRQVDADTKAGRKGKELDDLVPETAKGKPELQTSASQQMLNFPDKGKEKPTDMQNFGLRTDMYTKKNVPSKSKAAASATREWTEQETLLLLEALEMYKDDWNKVSEHVGSRTQDECILHFLRLPIEDPYLEDSEASLGPLAYQPIPFSQSGNPVMSTVAFLASVVDPRVASAAAKSALEEFSKMKEEVPTALVEAHVRKVEEAAKVTGKADPAFGLESSGIAGTTSDEPERIEESGTDEARAEGQATEEKKEPKEPREGVGAAEEETKEKTSEVPKKDEERGKQGDSEKESEKSDGDPIVDTEKEKEPKEGQEEVLKDVVESEGERKTKVERDIGEGNLSTAAAAALAAAAVKAKHLAAVEERKIKSLVALLVETQMKKLEIKLRHFEELETIMDREREALEYQRQQLLADRQAFHMEQLKYAEMRARQQHFQQMHQQQQQPPPALPPGSQPVPPAGTGPPVVHSLAMAPASVAPAPAGGGAPPGSLGPSEQIGQAGSAAGPQQQQPAGAPQPGAVPPGVPPPGPHGPSPFPNQQTPPAMMPGAVPGSGHPGVAAQSPAIVAAVQGNLLPSASPLPDPGTPLPPDPTAPSPGTVTPVPPPQ, translated from the exons ATGGCGGTGCGGAAGAAGGACGGCGGCCCCAACGTGAAGTACTACGAGGCCGCGGACACCGTGACCCAGTTCGACAACGTGAGGCTCTGGCTCGGCAAGAACTACAAGAAG TATATCCAAGCTGAACCACCTACCAACAAGTCCTTGTCTAGCCTGGTTGTACAGTTGCTACAGTTTCAGGAAGAAGTTTTTGGCAAACATGTCAGCAATGCACCGCTCACGAAACTGCCG ATCAAATGTTTCCTAGATTTCAAAGCAGGAGGCTCCCTGTGCCACATACTTGCAGCTGCCTACAAATTCAAGAGTGACCAGGGATG GCGGCGTTACGATTTCCAGAATCCATCACGCATGGACCGCAACGTGGAAATGTTCATGACCATTGAGAAGTCCTTGGTGCAG AATAACTGTCTGTCTCGACCTAACATATTTCTGTGCCCAGAAATTGAACCCAAACTGCTGGGGAAATTAAAAGACATTATCAAGAGACACCAG GGAACAGTCACTGAAGATAAGAACAATGCCTCCCATGTTGTGTATCCTGTCCCAGGGAACCTGGAAGAAG AGGAATGGGTACGACCAGTCATGAAGCGGGATAAGCAGGTTCTTCTGCACTGGGGCTACTATCCTGACAG TTACGACACGTGGATCCCAGCCAGTGAAATCGAAGCAGCTGTGGAAGATGCTCCAACTCCTGAGAAACCTAGGAAG GTTCATGCAAAGTGGATTCTGGACACAGACACTttcaatgaatggatgaatgaggaAGACTACGAGGTAAATGACGACAAAAGCCCTGTCTCCCGCCGAAAGAAGATATCAGCTAAGACGCTGACAGATGAG GTGAACAGCCCAGATTCAGATCGGCGGGACAAGAAAGGAGGGAACTATAAGAAGAGGAAGcgctccccctctccctcaccaACCCCGGAAGCTAAGAAGAAAAATGCTAAGAAAGG TCCCTCGACACCTTACACCAAGTCGAAGCGTGGCCACAGAGAGGAGGAGCAAGAAGACCTGACGAAGGACATGGATGAGCCTTCACCAGTCCCCAACGTAGAGGAGGTGACGTTGCCTAAAACAG TCAACACTAAGAAGGATTCAGAGTCCGCCCCAGTCAAAGGAGGCACCATGACTGACCTGG atgaGCAGGAGGATGAAAGCATGGAAACCACGGGCAAG GATGAGGATGAAAACAGTACGGGGAACAAGGGGGAGCAGTCGAAGAATCCGGACCTCCATGAGGACAACGTGACCGAGCAGACCCACCACATCATCATTCCCAGCTACGCCGCCTGGTTTGACTATAACAG TGTTCATGCCATTGAGCGGAGGGCTCTCCCTGAGTTCTTTAACGGCAAGAACAAGTCCAAGACTCCAGAAAT CTACCTGGCTTATCGAAACTTCATGATTGACACATACCGGCTGAACCCCCAGGAATATCTTACCTCCACCGCCTGCCGCAGGAACCTGGCCGGGGATGTCTGTGCCATCATGAG GGTCCATGCCTTCCTAGAGCAGTGGGGTCTTATTAACTACCAGGTGGATGCTGAGAGTCGACCAACGCCGATGGGGCCTCCGCCCACCTCTCACTTCCATGTCCTGGCAGACACGCCCTCCGGGCTGGTGCCTTTACAGCCGAAGACCCCGCAG GGCCGCCAGGTTGATGCTGATACCAAGGCTGGGCGAAAGGGCAAAGAGCTGGATGACCTGGTGCCAGAGACGGCTAAGGGCAAGCCAGAGCTG CAGACCTCTGCTTCCCAGCAAATGCTCAACTTCCCTGACAAGGGCAAAGAGAAGCCGACAGACATGCAGAACTTTGGCCTGCGCACAGACATGTATACGAAGAAGAACGTCCCCTCCAAG AGTAAAGCTGCGGCCAGTGCCACTCGAGAGTGGACAGAACAGGAGaccctgctcctcctggag GCACTGGAAATGTACAAAGATGACTGGAACAAAGTGTCAGAGCACGTGGGAAGCCGCACGCAGGATGAGTGCATCTTGCATTTTCTTCGTCTTCCCATTGAAGACCCGTACCTGGAGGACTCAGaggcctccctgggccccctGGCCTACCAGCCTATCCCCTTCAGTCAGTCAGGCAACCCTGTTATGAGCACTGTTGCCTTCCTGGCCTCTGTCGTCGATCCTCGAGTCGCCTCTGCTGCTGCGAAGTCGGCCCTAG AAGAGTTCTccaaaatgaaggaagaagtgCCCACAGCCTTGGTGGAGGCCCACGTTCGGAAAGTGGAGGAGGCAGCCAAAGTGACAGGCAAGGCTGACCCAGCCTTCGGTCTGGAGAGCAGCGGTATCGCAGGAACCACCTCTGACGAGCCTGAGCGGATCG AGGAGAGCGGGACCGACGAGGCGCGGGCAGAGGGCCAGGCCACGGAGGAAAAGAAGGAGCCCAAG GAACCCCGAGAAGGAGTTGGGGCTGCcgaagaagaaacaaaggagaaaaccagCGAGGTCCCCAAGAAGGacgaagagagagggaaacaaggtGACAGCGAGAAGGAATCAGAGAAGAGCGATGGGGACCCCATAG TTGACacggagaaggagaaggagccaaaggaagggcaggaggaagtGCTGAAGGATGTGGTagagtcagagggggagaggaagacgAAGGTGGAGCGGGACATCGGGGAGGGCAATCTGTCCACCGCTGCCGCTGCTGCTCTGGCCGCCGCCGCAGTGAAGGCCAAG CACCTGGCCGCTGTGGAGGAGAGGAAGATCAAATCGCTGGTGGCCCTGCTGGTGGAGACCCAGATGAAAAAGTTGGAGATCAAACTCCGGCACTTTGAAGAGTTAGAGACCATCATGGACCGGGAGCGGGAGGCA CTGGAGTATCAGAGGCAGCAGCTCCTGGCCGACAGACAAGCTTTCCATATGGAGCAGCTGAAGTATGCAGAGATGAGGGCCCGGCAGCAGCACTTCCAGCAAATGcaccaacagcagcagcagcccccgcCAGCCCTGCCCCCGGGCTCCCAGCCGGTCCCACCTGCAGGCACTGGGCCGCCCGTGGTTCACAGCCTGGCTATGGCTCCAGCCTCTGTCGCCCCTGCTCCTGCTGGCGGTGGGGCTCCCCCCGGAAGCTTGGGCCCCTCTGAACAGATTGGGCAGGCAGGGTCAGCCGCGGGGCCACAGCAGCAGCAACCAGCTGGAGCCCCCCAGCCTGGGGCAGTCCCACCAGGGGTACCCCCCCCTGGACCCCATG gcCCCTCACCGTTCCCCAACCAACAAACTCCTCCCGCAATGATGCCAGGGGCAGTGCCAGGCAGCGGGCACCCAGGCGTGGCGG CCCAGAGCCCTGCCATTGTGGCAGCTGTTCAGGGCAACCTCCTGCCCAGTGCCAGCCCACTGCCAG aCCCAGGTACCCCCCTGCCTCCAGATCCCACGGCCCCGAGCCCAGGCACAGTCACCCCTGTGCCACCTCCGCAGTGA